One stretch of Hydrogenovibrio kuenenii DSM 12350 DNA includes these proteins:
- a CDS encoding NAD(P)/FAD-dependent oxidoreductase, producing the protein MQDSVSIPKIVIVGGGAGGLELATTLGHKLGKNHQAQITLIDPNRVHLWKPLLHEVVAGSLDTGMEALSYRAHSSENHYYFRLGAMDGLDKTHKQISLAPLFDHHGKQILKPRKIDYDILVIALGAKCNDFGIEGVHENCFKLDNKEEAEDFHLSFLNRFLQFSETAHDGENVSIAIVGAGATGVELSAELYNAVDRLEQFGVDKIHHQSLQVTLIEAAPRILPALDEGIATKAGKTLTDLGVNICVNRNVKGVSSYTLHTSESDIHADLLVWAAGIKAPAFLSELQLITNRIHQIEVEETLHAIGEDAIYAIGDCAFLKPDHAERPVPPTAQAAHQMAAFCAKNIIRQLKKQPPKKFRYCDHGALVSLGRFQTFGSLLDQLFHKHWLIEGGLAHWAYASLYRQHQLALHGYWKTFWIIVSSLIEKRIKPKLKLY; encoded by the coding sequence ATGCAAGACTCTGTTTCAATCCCCAAAATCGTCATAGTCGGTGGCGGAGCAGGAGGCTTAGAACTTGCAACCACTTTGGGGCACAAGCTAGGCAAAAATCACCAAGCCCAAATCACCTTGATTGACCCCAATCGAGTGCATCTATGGAAACCTTTACTACATGAAGTGGTTGCTGGCTCACTTGATACGGGTATGGAAGCACTCAGCTACCGTGCGCATTCCTCGGAGAATCATTACTACTTCCGCCTGGGTGCAATGGATGGCCTCGATAAAACTCACAAACAAATTAGTCTAGCCCCGCTATTTGACCACCATGGCAAACAAATCCTTAAGCCAAGAAAGATTGATTACGACATTCTAGTCATCGCACTCGGAGCTAAATGCAATGACTTCGGCATAGAAGGTGTGCATGAAAATTGTTTCAAACTTGACAATAAGGAAGAAGCCGAAGACTTTCACCTCTCTTTTCTCAACCGGTTCTTACAGTTTTCAGAAACCGCTCATGATGGAGAAAACGTCAGTATCGCTATCGTGGGTGCTGGAGCGACAGGTGTGGAGCTTTCAGCTGAATTGTATAACGCGGTGGATAGGCTGGAACAATTCGGTGTTGACAAAATCCACCACCAAAGCCTTCAAGTCACCCTCATAGAAGCCGCACCAAGGATCTTGCCAGCTTTAGATGAAGGCATTGCAACTAAGGCAGGAAAAACCTTAACTGACCTCGGCGTCAACATTTGCGTGAACCGGAATGTTAAGGGCGTATCATCCTACACCCTTCACACTTCTGAAAGCGATATTCATGCAGACCTATTAGTCTGGGCAGCAGGCATTAAAGCCCCCGCTTTTTTATCCGAACTGCAGCTTATCACCAATCGTATTCACCAGATAGAAGTAGAGGAAACGCTCCATGCTATAGGAGAAGACGCTATCTATGCGATTGGAGATTGTGCCTTTCTAAAACCCGACCATGCAGAGCGACCCGTGCCGCCCACTGCACAAGCAGCACACCAAATGGCGGCTTTCTGCGCTAAAAATATTATTAGACAATTGAAGAAGCAGCCTCCTAAAAAATTCCGCTATTGCGATCATGGCGCGCTGGTTTCCCTTGGCCGTTTCCAAACATTCGGTAGCTTGCTGGATCAGCTTTTCCATAAACACTGGTTAATTGAAGGAGGGCTTGCGCATTGGGCTTATGCAAGCCTATATAGGCAGCACCAACTCGCCCTACATGGTTACTGGAAAACCTTTTGGATTATCGTCAGTAGTTTGATTGAAAAACGGATTAAACCTAAATTGAAGCTTTACTAA
- a CDS encoding MerR family transcriptional regulator — MVKTKSGENPKQLEIELPDKKYFTIGEVSELCDLKPHVLRYWEQVFPQLEPSKRRGRRYYQRRELELVLEIKTLLHDQGFTIPGAKARLNRAEVPTDVNFDNEADHQAYQSLLNMKSDLRAFLDHIRQTY, encoded by the coding sequence ATGGTAAAGACTAAGTCGGGAGAAAATCCCAAGCAATTGGAAATAGAGCTTCCAGATAAAAAGTACTTTACCATTGGTGAAGTCAGTGAGTTGTGCGATTTAAAACCGCACGTACTTCGTTATTGGGAGCAAGTTTTTCCGCAACTTGAGCCGAGTAAACGACGTGGCCGTCGTTACTATCAGCGTCGTGAGCTTGAGCTGGTGCTAGAGATAAAAACCCTTTTACATGATCAAGGGTTTACCATTCCAGGAGCGAAAGCACGGTTAAATCGTGCTGAAGTTCCGACTGATGTGAACTTTGATAACGAAGCAGATCATCAAGCTTATCAAAGCCTTTTAAATATGAAGTCAGATCTTAGAGCTTTTTTAGATCATATTCGTCAAACCTATTAA
- the pheT gene encoding phenylalanine--tRNA ligase subunit beta — MKISESWLREWVNPNWDTETLAEELSLAGLEVDEVCLVAPEFSNVVVGHVLSVEKHPDADKLNVTQVDVGEAETVQIVCGAKNVVAGMKACCAKVGAVLPGDFKIKKAKLRGVPSHGMLCGATEIGLPDDGVDGLHVLPLDAPIGMNIREYLDLNDAIIDVDLTPNRADCLSVEGIARDVTAISGAEIKVPFELEPMATSGACNQEITVEETDACPKYLGCLVTGYNAQAQTPDWMKTRLERCGLAPKSLTVDITNYILLELGQPMHAFDADKLQGSVQVRMAKEGEKLTTLDEKELILQSNTLVIADDSGAIALAGIMGGLATAVSDDTTSVFFECAHFAPLAITGRARQYGLHTDSSHRFERGVDAFLPERALNRALQLFTEIAGGDVSDIKSVVAESSLHKPQPIQLRPERIEKLLGVALPNEEVEAIFTRLNFTIEANNDGWLMTAPTYRFDMEIEADLIEEVGRVYGYNNLPEIEVNAPMRLPKLEEQEQEMHLIRQVLVNKGYQEAITYSFVEEQYQKTLFPEQQAICLKNPISDDMKAMRVSLLPSLLTTTAYNQNRQQNRLRLFETGLVFLSEDASIEKLQQVPMIGGVIVGGISSAGWAEEDRAVDFYDMKAHVESLLALSHVSDKVKFVAKALPIYHPGQSAVMIMDGQEIGSIGQLHPSHVKVADVSGKVFMFEMRLDTILTTKVPQAKQLSKFPVVQRDLAFVVAQGLPVQDLLDALHEVSSEIVQSIEVFDLYQGPGVGEDQKSIALTIKLQHQDRTLQDEEVDALMQQMIEAAKQKANAELR, encoded by the coding sequence ATGAAAATTAGTGAAAGTTGGTTAAGAGAGTGGGTTAACCCGAATTGGGATACAGAAACCTTGGCAGAAGAGCTAAGTTTGGCTGGCCTCGAGGTAGATGAAGTTTGTTTGGTTGCGCCTGAGTTTTCAAATGTGGTGGTTGGTCACGTGCTTTCTGTTGAGAAGCATCCTGATGCAGACAAATTGAATGTAACGCAAGTGGATGTCGGTGAAGCTGAAACAGTCCAGATCGTTTGTGGCGCTAAAAATGTTGTTGCAGGCATGAAAGCTTGTTGCGCTAAAGTCGGTGCGGTTTTGCCAGGTGATTTTAAGATCAAAAAAGCGAAGTTACGTGGTGTGCCATCTCATGGCATGTTATGCGGCGCAACGGAAATTGGTTTGCCTGATGATGGGGTTGATGGTCTTCATGTGCTGCCACTAGATGCGCCTATTGGTATGAATATTCGTGAATATCTTGATTTAAATGATGCCATTATTGATGTTGATTTAACACCAAATCGTGCAGATTGTTTAAGTGTTGAAGGGATCGCACGTGATGTGACAGCAATCAGTGGTGCTGAAATAAAAGTGCCATTTGAGCTGGAGCCTATGGCTACTTCTGGTGCATGTAACCAAGAAATTACTGTTGAAGAAACTGACGCTTGTCCTAAGTATCTTGGTTGTTTGGTTACTGGCTACAATGCCCAAGCACAAACACCCGATTGGATGAAAACACGTTTAGAGCGTTGTGGTCTTGCCCCAAAAAGCTTAACGGTGGATATTACCAATTATATTTTGCTTGAGTTAGGTCAGCCAATGCATGCATTTGATGCGGATAAGTTGCAAGGCTCTGTCCAAGTACGAATGGCAAAAGAGGGCGAAAAGCTTACAACGCTAGATGAAAAAGAATTAATTCTACAAAGCAACACTTTGGTGATCGCGGATGATTCCGGTGCTATTGCTCTAGCAGGGATTATGGGCGGGTTAGCGACTGCCGTGTCCGATGACACGACTTCTGTATTCTTTGAATGCGCTCATTTTGCGCCTTTAGCGATTACTGGACGTGCTCGCCAATATGGTTTACATACAGATTCTTCACATCGTTTTGAGCGTGGTGTCGATGCTTTCTTGCCAGAGCGTGCATTGAATCGTGCCTTACAGCTCTTTACCGAAATTGCAGGTGGAGATGTTTCAGATATTAAATCTGTGGTAGCCGAGTCGTCACTACATAAACCTCAACCAATTCAATTGCGTCCAGAGCGTATTGAAAAATTATTGGGTGTGGCATTGCCAAATGAAGAAGTCGAAGCGATTTTTACTCGACTGAATTTCACGATTGAAGCAAACAATGACGGTTGGTTAATGACCGCACCGACTTATCGTTTTGATATGGAAATTGAAGCGGATTTGATTGAAGAAGTTGGGCGTGTGTATGGCTACAATAATCTGCCAGAAATAGAAGTCAATGCGCCGATGCGTTTGCCGAAACTTGAAGAGCAAGAACAGGAAATGCATCTTATTCGCCAAGTATTAGTGAATAAAGGCTATCAAGAAGCAATTACATATAGCTTCGTTGAAGAACAATATCAAAAAACGCTTTTCCCAGAGCAGCAAGCCATTTGTTTGAAAAACCCTATTTCGGATGACATGAAGGCCATGCGCGTTTCGCTATTGCCAAGTTTGTTGACTACGACTGCATATAACCAAAATCGCCAACAAAACCGTCTGCGTTTATTTGAAACAGGGTTGGTGTTTTTAAGTGAAGATGCATCTATTGAAAAACTACAACAAGTGCCTATGATTGGTGGTGTGATCGTAGGTGGAATCTCTTCTGCTGGTTGGGCAGAAGAAGACAGAGCGGTAGACTTCTATGATATGAAAGCGCATGTCGAAAGTTTATTAGCGCTGAGTCATGTAAGTGATAAAGTTAAATTTGTGGCCAAAGCCTTGCCTATCTATCACCCTGGACAGTCCGCTGTGATGATAATGGATGGGCAAGAAATCGGTTCTATTGGTCAGTTGCATCCATCACATGTAAAAGTTGCTGATGTATCTGGCAAAGTATTTATGTTTGAGATGCGTCTTGATACTATTTTGACCACCAAAGTCCCTCAAGCGAAGCAGCTTTCTAAATTCCCAGTTGTACAACGTGATTTGGCTTTTGTTGTAGCTCAAGGTTTGCCTGTACAAGACTTGTTGGATGCGCTCCATGAAGTTTCTTCTGAGATAGTGCAGTCAATTGAAGTGTTTGATTTGTACCAGGGCCCTGGTGTTGGTGAAGATCAAAAGTCAATTGCATTGACAATTAAGCTGCAGCATCAGGATAGAACGCTTCAAGATGAAGAAGTTGATGCGCTAATGCAACAAATGATTGAAGCGGCGAAGCAAAAAGCGAACGCTGAATTAAGATAA
- a CDS encoding DUF6502 family protein, which translates to MMESNLLNKKELLFAKALVLILKPLVKILISHNITYVGVQSLLKRAYVQVAEADFGLPNKKQTDSRISLLTGIHRGDVKRIRQASDEQPFEKEMKASLGAQLMAVWLSHPHYSDEDGNPLPLFKTEQDGVPSFENLVLSVSKDKHPRSVLDDWLAQGIVCITDDGQIQLREKGYVPEDDFEEKLFFAGKNISNHLAVVASNLEKKSPPMFDRAIYYRELSEDSVVQLERIAKQKMMAVLIEMNQLASELQVQDEKQNKPSGQIHLGAYFYKEFKDMEKDDDN; encoded by the coding sequence ATGATGGAATCGAATTTACTGAATAAAAAAGAACTGCTGTTTGCTAAAGCATTGGTATTGATATTAAAGCCTCTAGTCAAAATTTTGATTAGCCATAATATTACCTATGTTGGCGTTCAATCTCTATTGAAACGTGCTTATGTGCAAGTTGCTGAAGCAGACTTTGGCTTGCCTAATAAAAAGCAAACGGATAGTCGCATCAGTTTATTGACGGGAATTCATCGTGGCGATGTGAAACGCATTCGGCAAGCATCAGATGAGCAACCTTTTGAAAAAGAAATGAAAGCCAGTTTGGGTGCACAGCTAATGGCCGTTTGGCTTTCTCATCCACATTATAGTGATGAAGATGGCAATCCTCTTCCATTGTTTAAGACGGAACAAGATGGCGTTCCATCATTTGAAAATTTGGTGCTCTCCGTATCAAAAGATAAACATCCACGTTCGGTGCTTGATGACTGGTTAGCTCAAGGCATTGTTTGCATTACCGACGATGGACAAATTCAGTTAAGAGAAAAAGGCTATGTTCCTGAAGATGATTTTGAAGAGAAATTGTTTTTTGCAGGAAAAAATATCAGTAATCATTTAGCTGTTGTGGCCTCTAATCTAGAAAAAAAATCCCCACCTATGTTCGATAGAGCGATTTATTATCGTGAGCTCTCGGAAGATTCCGTTGTTCAACTTGAGCGAATTGCTAAGCAAAAAATGATGGCGGTTCTGATAGAAATGAATCAGCTAGCAAGTGAGTTGCAAGTCCAAGATGAAAAACAAAATAAGCCTAGTGGACAAATACATTTAGGTGCGTACTTTTATAAAGAATTTAAAGACATGGAAAAAGACGATGATAATTAA
- a CDS encoding methyl-accepting chemotaxis protein, protein MIDFPKVKGRTAIQSLIVYLIFFGLMLLFGLGMFSVLEKQRHNGFVTMKHQIDDKNQLFENIESELGYGGFIHNFKNLVIRGESDYRTQSYSKKVKENLENLFKNINAFRQLPGLEPVETDALNQIEKMIKSYQDKLAIINQMYQDGKSVFEIDHAVVVDDRDALLALESLQKELTAAELEKISSFNQEAANKEMFSLLALFVIMFLMNLLGFEYLIRRPLIKPLVYLRSDIKTVCENNCEIDSDKKVATHGAREVKELSRYINWMLDRISNHVDYMSRIRTIVDQSTSNVMMADEDLIITYMNQSMVNTLKKVEPDIQKLLPHFSTEKLVGQNIDIFHVHPEHQRKLLANLKETYVANLTLGELHLEIIVNPIWNEQGERIGFATEWKDVTESVNLERMQVAVETNLKTMVEMAAKGHIGAQIDVSQLGGFIRDLGEQINHMSKAIHDANVNISSVIHKLAESDLTPRVQGHYEADLGDMKDAINQSMDNLSRVMGQVNSSIADIANDVRDMSGQNADLSSRIQQQAASIQETAATMEEMTSAVRNNAQNAKEANDLTLKASHKTNEGAEVMKQTIQAMTGIKESSDQIEQIIGLIDSIAFQTNLLALNAAVEAARAGEHGRGFAVVAGEVRSLAGKSADAAKEIKQLIDRSVAQVQDGTHLAEQSGQALSEISQAMTQVTEMVGEIATSSIEQSQGIEQLNQAIVSLDKNTQENAHLVELSASSAESIAHKASGLVEQMKQFKISKEFQQVDPVQVQATSQPKIMGEVKKPLAQDKLETIKPKPMQKAESSESAQKQLDSSDNWEDF, encoded by the coding sequence GTGATCGACTTTCCAAAAGTTAAGGGTCGAACTGCTATTCAAAGTTTGATTGTCTATTTAATTTTCTTTGGTTTGATGTTGCTGTTCGGGCTGGGTATGTTTTCGGTGCTCGAAAAACAGCGACATAATGGTTTTGTGACCATGAAACACCAAATTGACGATAAGAATCAGCTTTTTGAAAATATAGAGTCGGAGTTAGGGTATGGAGGGTTTATCCATAACTTTAAAAACTTAGTGATTCGAGGGGAAAGCGATTACCGAACGCAAAGCTACAGTAAAAAAGTAAAAGAAAATTTAGAAAACCTTTTCAAAAATATCAATGCATTTCGTCAGTTGCCGGGTTTAGAACCTGTTGAAACTGATGCTCTCAACCAAATAGAGAAAATGATTAAAAGCTATCAGGATAAGTTGGCAATAATCAATCAAATGTATCAGGACGGAAAGTCAGTTTTCGAAATTGACCATGCGGTTGTTGTTGATGATAGAGACGCTTTGTTAGCGCTAGAAAGCTTGCAAAAAGAATTAACTGCGGCTGAACTTGAAAAAATTAGTTCTTTTAATCAGGAAGCAGCAAATAAAGAAATGTTTTCATTGCTTGCTCTGTTTGTGATTATGTTTTTGATGAATCTACTCGGCTTTGAATACTTAATTCGCAGACCTCTTATCAAGCCTTTGGTTTACCTGCGATCAGATATAAAAACAGTCTGTGAAAATAATTGTGAAATAGACTCTGATAAAAAAGTAGCAACACACGGTGCTCGTGAAGTTAAGGAGTTGAGTCGCTATATTAATTGGATGTTAGATCGAATCAGTAACCATGTCGATTATATGAGTCGTATTCGGACAATTGTTGATCAGAGTACTTCTAATGTCATGATGGCTGATGAAGATCTTATCATCACCTATATGAATCAATCCATGGTGAATACGTTAAAGAAAGTAGAACCGGATATTCAGAAGTTGTTACCACACTTTTCAACTGAAAAACTGGTGGGACAAAATATAGATATTTTTCATGTTCACCCAGAGCATCAGAGAAAGTTATTAGCAAATCTAAAAGAAACCTACGTTGCGAACTTAACATTGGGCGAGTTGCACCTGGAAATTATTGTTAACCCTATTTGGAATGAACAGGGCGAACGTATAGGGTTTGCAACTGAATGGAAAGACGTAACGGAATCTGTCAATCTTGAACGCATGCAAGTAGCCGTTGAAACTAATCTGAAAACCATGGTAGAAATGGCTGCAAAGGGGCATATCGGCGCACAAATTGATGTGTCACAGTTGGGTGGATTTATCCGTGATTTGGGTGAGCAAATTAACCATATGTCTAAAGCCATTCATGATGCTAACGTCAATATTTCATCAGTGATTCATAAGTTGGCGGAAAGTGATCTTACCCCAAGAGTTCAGGGGCACTATGAGGCAGATCTTGGCGATATGAAGGACGCCATTAACCAGTCAATGGATAATCTGTCTCGTGTGATGGGGCAGGTAAATTCTTCAATTGCAGATATTGCCAATGATGTTCGCGATATGTCTGGTCAAAATGCCGATCTTTCGAGTCGAATTCAACAGCAGGCGGCATCCATTCAAGAAACAGCAGCTACAATGGAAGAGATGACTTCTGCTGTTCGCAATAATGCTCAAAATGCCAAAGAAGCCAATGATTTAACCTTGAAGGCGAGTCATAAGACCAATGAAGGTGCTGAGGTCATGAAACAGACCATTCAGGCAATGACTGGCATCAAAGAGTCGAGTGATCAGATCGAACAGATTATTGGTTTGATTGATTCAATTGCTTTCCAGACTAACCTGTTGGCCTTGAATGCTGCGGTTGAAGCGGCAAGAGCAGGTGAGCATGGTCGTGGTTTCGCAGTGGTGGCGGGTGAAGTTCGTAGTTTGGCTGGTAAGTCTGCTGATGCCGCTAAAGAAATCAAGCAATTGATTGATCGCTCTGTTGCCCAAGTTCAAGATGGAACTCACCTTGCAGAGCAATCAGGACAGGCTCTAAGTGAAATTAGTCAGGCAATGACCCAAGTAACGGAAATGGTTGGAGAGATTGCCACCTCATCGATTGAGCAGTCACAAGGTATTGAGCAGCTGAATCAAGCAATTGTTTCTCTCGATAAGAATACGCAGGAAAATGCACACCTAGTTGAATTGTCTGCTTCCAGCGCGGAATCTATTGCACACAAAGCTTCTGGGCTGGTGGAACAGATGAAGCAATTCAAAATCTCAAAAGAATTCCAGCAAGTGGACCCGGTTCAAGTTCAAGCGACTTCGCAACCAAAAATAATGGGAGAAGTTAAAAAGCCATTGGCTCAGGACAAGCTTGAAACAATTAAACCTAAACCAATGCAGAAAGCAGAGAGCTCAGAGTCAGCTCAAAAACAGCTTGATTCTAGCGATAACTGGGAAGATTTCTAA
- a CDS encoding integration host factor subunit alpha codes for MALTKAELAQTLTDTFGFNKRESKELVEQFYSEMATVLVKGEQIKLSGFGNFELRDKTARPGRNPRTGEDVPISARRVVTFKPGQKLRARIDNYGKD; via the coding sequence ATGGCATTAACAAAAGCGGAACTTGCCCAAACATTAACAGATACGTTTGGTTTTAATAAACGCGAATCAAAAGAATTGGTTGAGCAGTTTTATTCTGAGATGGCGACTGTTCTAGTAAAAGGTGAGCAGATTAAGCTTTCTGGTTTCGGTAACTTTGAACTTAGAGATAAAACTGCCCGTCCAGGTCGTAACCCTAGAACGGGTGAAGATGTTCCCATTTCTGCAAGAAGAGTGGTAACATTTAAACCAGGTCAAAAATTACGAGCTCGTATCGACAACTATGGTAAAGACTAA
- a CDS encoding DUF5666 domain-containing protein, protein MRATRFSKILAVLSVLLLVSSCAQTRPDSTYLASNTSGFGGTGKYLDPTSGFGGTGKSSSGFGGTGIIGTITEFGSIWVNGIEIAYGKNTQVTSNLRTHDGLKLGQQVVLQTEPNKNKTFTRKIEVFYPVAGKITKVNGGSIEISGHYKVTINKDTFMDKGLSLSKGNYIAVNGYQVAENNWVGTRLNLNPGHKSLYQVVPKALQLNQVNRWIIESGHGQLKQYAAQLKVTVNSAKESLNNRVVLEVMNQNGNMKLESMESYHEHLRMQNLKEMRSKERGVPIDDSSKMRDGQDFKRIEKPDVNEQYREMRKEADDLNTLKTNRALSQDQKEQMFQQQHEQIELQHEQQHIMRMQQEQQQEFKQIQEQQKQIYQQMEDLKQIQRSEGD, encoded by the coding sequence GTGAGAGCCACTCGTTTTTCTAAAATACTAGCAGTCTTGTCAGTTCTGCTATTGGTTAGCTCTTGTGCTCAGACTAGACCTGATTCGACTTATTTAGCGTCAAATACCTCAGGATTTGGTGGTACAGGCAAATATTTAGATCCTACGAGTGGGTTTGGAGGTACTGGGAAATCTTCTTCAGGGTTTGGTGGTACAGGCATTATCGGAACGATTACCGAGTTTGGCAGTATATGGGTAAATGGCATTGAGATAGCCTATGGTAAAAACACGCAGGTGACTTCAAACCTAAGAACTCATGATGGGTTAAAACTTGGTCAACAGGTTGTGCTCCAAACTGAACCGAACAAAAATAAAACATTTACACGAAAAATCGAAGTTTTCTATCCTGTTGCCGGAAAAATTACAAAGGTAAACGGAGGTTCGATAGAAATATCGGGTCATTACAAAGTGACTATTAACAAAGATACCTTTATGGATAAAGGCTTGTCATTGTCCAAAGGTAATTACATCGCAGTGAATGGTTATCAAGTAGCCGAAAATAATTGGGTAGGTACCCGATTAAACTTGAACCCTGGACATAAAAGCTTGTATCAGGTTGTGCCAAAAGCATTACAACTAAATCAAGTTAATAGATGGATTATTGAAAGTGGCCATGGGCAGCTGAAGCAATACGCTGCTCAATTGAAAGTGACTGTAAACTCGGCTAAGGAAAGTCTCAATAATCGTGTTGTCTTAGAGGTAATGAATCAAAACGGAAACATGAAACTTGAGTCAATGGAGAGTTATCACGAACATCTTCGCATGCAAAACCTAAAAGAAATGCGCTCAAAAGAAAGAGGAGTTCCCATTGATGACTCCTCAAAAATGCGCGATGGTCAAGATTTTAAAAGGATAGAAAAACCTGACGTTAATGAACAATATCGTGAAATGAGAAAAGAAGCGGATGATCTTAATACGTTAAAAACGAACCGAGCGCTTTCTCAAGATCAGAAAGAACAGATGTTTCAGCAGCAGCATGAACAAATAGAATTGCAGCATGAGCAACAGCATATCATGAGAATGCAACAAGAGCAGCAGCAAGAGTTTAAGCAGATACAAGAGCAACAAAAGCAAATTTATCAACAAATGGAAGATTTGAAACAGATTCAAAGATCCGAAGGTGATTGA
- the greB gene encoding transcription elongation factor GreB, whose product MKTKLITRAGYEKLLQEADQLWKVERPQVTKIVTWAAGLGDRSENADYQYNKRRLREIDRRVRFLRKTLEEIKVIDDIPKDRHKIFFGAWVALENTADESLEFRIVGPEEIYHHPKYISIDAPMARACLQKTIDDEVVVQTPEGTKVWFVTAIDYDKPLSES is encoded by the coding sequence ATGAAAACAAAACTAATTACTCGAGCAGGTTATGAAAAACTGTTACAAGAAGCTGATCAACTTTGGAAAGTAGAAAGACCTCAGGTTACTAAAATTGTTACTTGGGCGGCTGGCTTAGGAGACCGGTCGGAAAATGCTGATTATCAATACAACAAACGTAGGCTTCGTGAAATAGACCGTAGGGTGCGGTTTTTAAGAAAAACACTTGAAGAAATTAAAGTCATTGATGACATACCTAAAGACAGGCATAAAATTTTTTTTGGCGCTTGGGTGGCACTAGAAAATACAGCAGATGAAAGTTTAGAATTCAGAATCGTGGGCCCAGAAGAAATATACCACCACCCTAAGTACATCTCGATTGATGCACCTATGGCACGAGCTTGTTTACAAAAAACAATCGATGATGAAGTGGTGGTTCAGACTCCAGAAGGCACTAAAGTTTGGTTTGTAACAGCCATCGATTACGACAAACCACTCTCAGAAAGTTAA
- a CDS encoding DUF3392 domain-containing protein — protein sequence MDPVLAYVVKLLVGLSGLMRPYLSEIGLSMAATLLVIYGNDISLFVKSQIGSLKYFLRLTLFVVFCAVGYGLITAYLTPVLVGWLAHISNVWFGLSIIAIYYAIGLLAQKKGLI from the coding sequence TTGGATCCTGTTCTTGCGTATGTCGTAAAACTTTTGGTGGGGTTGTCTGGATTGATGCGCCCTTATTTGTCAGAAATAGGCTTGTCGATGGCTGCAACTTTGTTGGTCATTTATGGCAATGACATTAGTTTGTTTGTTAAAAGTCAAATAGGGTCGCTTAAGTACTTTCTGCGTTTAACCTTGTTTGTGGTGTTTTGTGCGGTTGGTTATGGTTTGATTACCGCTTACCTGACACCAGTATTGGTAGGTTGGTTGGCACATATTAGTAATGTGTGGTTCGGCCTTTCAATTATTGCAATATATTATGCTATTGGTCTTCTCGCGCAGAAGAAGGGCTTGATTTAA